A window from Marinagarivorans cellulosilyticus encodes these proteins:
- a CDS encoding diacylglycerol kinase yields MANEYNKQNGTGIKRIFNATLCSLRGLQFAWRFESAFRQEAMLTMALFPTTFLLAQSVAHWSVMVAALCILLLTELLNSAIETLADRITLENDIMIGRAKDIGSAAVVIALSFITVLWVAALYSKFIA; encoded by the coding sequence ATGGCCAACGAATACAACAAACAAAATGGTACCGGCATTAAGCGAATTTTTAATGCAACCTTATGCAGCCTACGGGGATTACAATTTGCCTGGCGTTTTGAATCTGCGTTTCGACAAGAAGCCATGTTAACTATGGCGCTTTTTCCCACAACATTTTTGTTGGCCCAGTCTGTTGCACACTGGAGCGTGATGGTTGCAGCACTGTGCATTTTACTGCTTACAGAGCTATTAAACTCTGCCATAGAAACACTCGCCGATCGTATAACACTCGAAAACGACATAATGATTGGCCGCGCCAAAGACATAGGCTCTGCCGCTGTCGTCATTGCGCTTAGCTTCATCACCGTGCTCTGGGTCGCAGCCCTATACAGCAAATTTATTGCCTAA
- a CDS encoding TetR/AcrR family transcriptional regulator, with protein MAWAEQHKIESRERIVDSATQLFTQLGFDSVSIDDVMKAAGLTHDAFYAHFKNKAELYQCAIIAGAKQAKAVLERAEDFSVLSMAKHYLRIGEVNQPVSFCPLAFFVTDMTQRDSNIRNTYTQALKGCI; from the coding sequence ATGGCTTGGGCAGAGCAACATAAAATCGAATCGCGAGAGCGCATTGTAGATAGCGCGACGCAGCTATTTACCCAGTTGGGTTTCGATTCAGTTTCGATAGATGATGTAATGAAGGCCGCAGGCTTAACCCATGATGCGTTTTATGCCCATTTTAAAAATAAGGCGGAGTTGTATCAGTGCGCGATTATTGCGGGTGCAAAGCAGGCCAAAGCGGTGCTAGAGCGAGCCGAGGACTTTAGTGTGTTGAGTATGGCCAAGCACTACTTGCGTATTGGGGAGGTGAATCAACCCGTAAGCTTTTGCCCGTTAGCCTTTTTTGTTACCGATATGACCCAGCGCGATAGCAACATTAGAAATACCTATACGCAAGCTTTGAAGGGGTGCATTTAA